One stretch of Anaerolineales bacterium DNA includes these proteins:
- a CDS encoding 2-oxoacid:ferredoxin oxidoreductase subunit beta — MPTHAEHTEYMYLRPTKKFPNVWCAGCGIGIVMSALIRAIDRIGIEKDDVALVSGIGCTGRMPVYMDFNTIHTTHGRALAFATGLKIARPAMKVITIMGDGDALAIGGNHFIHAARRNIGITAIVVNNAIYGMTGGQYSPTTPIGARAATAPYGNVEPPMPICELAKAAGATYVARSTVYHAVELDRFLEQAIRKNGFSLVEAVSYCHTTFGRVNKLGSPVDMMRLLKENSVSASAAEKLSPEEREAKIVRGVIHDIEKPEYTQLYEELIQRVQAEQTAKRVKA, encoded by the coding sequence TGCGCTGGCTGCGGGATCGGCATCGTCATGAGTGCACTGATCCGCGCCATAGATCGGATTGGCATCGAAAAAGATGACGTCGCCCTGGTATCGGGGATCGGCTGCACGGGACGCATGCCGGTCTATATGGATTTCAATACCATTCACACCACGCATGGTCGCGCCCTGGCTTTTGCCACTGGGTTAAAAATCGCCCGGCCTGCCATGAAGGTGATCACTATCATGGGTGATGGCGATGCCCTGGCGATCGGGGGCAACCATTTCATTCATGCCGCCCGCCGCAATATCGGCATAACGGCGATTGTGGTCAATAATGCCATCTACGGCATGACTGGTGGGCAGTACAGCCCGACCACACCGATTGGTGCTCGAGCTGCTACAGCTCCGTACGGAAACGTGGAACCTCCCATGCCGATTTGCGAGCTGGCGAAGGCTGCCGGGGCAACTTATGTAGCACGCAGTACGGTCTATCATGCTGTTGAGCTGGATCGCTTCCTCGAACAGGCTATCCGCAAGAATGGCTTCAGCCTGGTGGAAGCTGTCAGCTATTGCCACACCACCTTTGGGCGGGTGAATAAGCTGGGCTCACCGGTAGACATGATGCGCCTGCTCAAGGAAAATAGTGTTTCAGCCAGTGCCGCCGAAAAACTTTCCCCCGAAGAGCGTGAGGCGAAAATCGTGCGTGGTGTCATCCACGATATCGAAAAACCTGAATACACCCAGCTTTACGAAGAGCTGATCCAGCGGGTGCAGGCTGAGCAAACCGCTAAACGGGTTAAGGCGTGA